DNA sequence from the Coffea arabica cultivar ET-39 chromosome 11c, Coffea Arabica ET-39 HiFi, whole genome shotgun sequence genome:
TATATGTTTATACTATAAACAACGGTTCAATAATACATAATAAATCATTAAGTGCTTAATTCTCTACAGTCAAATTTGTAATCGGTAAAGAAAAAACAATTACGATAATAAATGTTATATGCTCAATGAGTAAGGATAGTAAGCTACGTGAGTTGTAGTGCCTTAGTGCATGATAAGGAAAACTAGAACAAAACGCGCTTTTGTGTGTACTTACTCAATGGAAGTTCCTCGCGCACCGAGTAGTCTTCAATGCTATCATTGCGGCAATTCTGTCACTTGCACTTTCCAGAAACTCGAAGTATGCATAGCGCCAAGACCTCTTGAAGAGAAGGATTGCCAAGAATCCCACGATGCCGAGAGCAAAACCAGGTCCTATACCTGCATAAAACCATGACCAATCAAACTCACCATGATCTTTGTCATCAAGGATAGGATCATTTTCAGCTGGCGACTTGTTCTCGGGGCAGTTCTTTGGGAGTGGCTTGCCACAAAGTCCACTATTTCCTTCATAGATGGATGGATCGGTTAAGGTCTGAAGTTGATTTCCTGATGGTATTTCCCCTGAAAGGCTATTGTGTGACAAATTTAGGAAGCTCAATGAGTTTATTGTTGCTAAGTTGTCAGGTATTGCACCGAAGAATTCATTCATTGATAGATCAAGCGTTTCAAGTCGCTTCAAGTTGCCAATCTTCTCAGAGATCCTTCCAGTCAAATGGTTGTGAGAAAGGTTCAAAGTTTGTAAAGCAGCCAGATCCATTATCCCATCTGGGATCTCACCCACCAAATTATTTGTTGAGAGGCTTATGGATTTAATGAGCACAAGGTTCCCAAAGGAGTACTCAAGTTCATTTCCTCCCTTATAGTTTTGAAGGTTGGTGGTATCGTAGGTTATCGTGAGAATGCTTCCATGTTCACTTGATACCATCATTGAGAAGTTGTTAAAACAATGAGGAATATATCCTGTTAAGTTATTATGTGCCAGGTTCAGCACTTGAAGATTTGAGAGTAGGCAGAGCTTGTCAGAAATACCTCCATAGAAGTTATTTGACTGAAATCTTAGAAACATTAAATTTGATGACATTTCCCCAATCCAAGCTGGTATGGTATCCCTTACTCCATTGTCACCAAGATCGAAAATTACCAAATTGCTCAGATGCTGCATTGATGACGGGAGCCTTCCAATGAATTTATTTCCATTCAAATGCAGAATCTCAAGTGCCCCCAAGTTACCCAGTGAACTTGGAATTTGACCGCACAGATTGTTATTTGCCAAGTTTAGGACCCACAAGAATCGCAAGCCGCCGAAGCACAGAGGAACTTTTCCGGAGAGAAGATTGTTGGATAGATCCAATTCTGATAAACTTTTCAACTTGCACAGGTCTTCTGGGATACTTCCTGTGAAACGATTACCACTGAGTTTGAGGAAATAAGTAGATGCATCCATTTGACCGACATAAGGCGGTGGAATCTCTCCAGTAAGAAAATTTTGTGAGAGATCTAAACTTGAAATATCCGATGGAAATGATTTGACAGATCCCTCCAATTTGTTGGAGCTTAGAGATACAAATCGATAATTATTATTCTTCAGTTCTTTGAACTCCAACGGATTGCCAGTTAGGTTGTTGTTGGAGAGATCTAATGAGCTAATATCATAACAAAGCACTCGAAACCAACTGGGTATGGCATCTGAAATACCCGCATTGCTCATGTCTAACTCTTCAAACTTCTGCGTCCAAAGCCAACCTGGAAACTGGGGGCCTACTTTGATGGATGCCATTTCAAGTTgttggagttgaaaaggagGCACCCATGTGGAGCTCAAATTCAGAGTGAGGAAGCTATGAGATAGGAACAATGACTTTAGCTCTCCAAGTTTCCCAAGATGGTCTTCAGATAATACACCAGTTAATGAAGTGTAACTAATGTCCAATACTTGTAGCTTTGTTAGCTGCCCAAGACTGACAGGTATGAAACCATATAAGTTAAATCCGAACAAAGATAGTGCAGCTAGTCTTGAAAGCTGGCCTATTTCACTTGGTATTGACAATTGCAAGTCATTACTACTCAGATCCAAATAAGTAAGATTGCTCAAGTTGCAAAGTGATTTGAAGAATGAAACATCAAAGCGGTTTCCCCATAGATCGAGGCGCAGTAGAGAGGTCATTTGCTCAAATAAGCCATGAATTGgattagaaaaattattatcacCAAGACGAAGATCAAGGAGGCCTGTGAGATTACCAAGCCAAGGAGGGATCATGTGGTTGCTGAAATTATTTTCACCAAGGTCAAGGGAAGAAAGAGATGTGAAATTGGCTGGTGAAAGATGAGGATGGATAACAAGATGACAACCAAACAAGTCTAGTGTTGTTAGTGAAGGAAGCATGCTAATTGCCCGTAATCCATCTTGAGCAGCACTAAGATTCACCAAGGATAGGACTAGGACTTCTAGAGAAGAGAGCCTAACAACCCACTCGAGATCCTTAATCGTTGATCCACTTGATGATAATCCAATATCTAAATACCGTAAATGCGAGAGATTTCCCAAATGGTGAGGAATTTCACCATCAAATTTTGCATTGGAGAGATTGAGGTATCTCAAGTTTTCCAACAATCCAAGGAATGTGGGAACTTGGAATGTTGAAAAATTATTCACACTCAAATCCAAGTAtctcaaattggtcaaattgaccaaaaatggACTTAATTGGCCTCCCAAGCAATTTGTGCAGTGAGAATCCTCATCAGAATAGAGTGGCACCGTATTGCGCAAATCAAGTTTCAAAACACTACCAGTGATTTTGTGACAACTAACTCCTTTCCATGAACAACAACCTTCTCCAATCCAAGATGACAGACGATTTGATTCATCTTTCAATCCATGTTTGAGTTGAAGAAGGGCACGCCGTTCACTTTCAATACAAGTGGCATTTGAATGATGATAAGCTTGTTTGCTGCTACCAAATGTGAATTGGCTGGTGATAGGAATAGAACTGAATAAGAAGAGTAGTAGTAAAGATGAAGGAGTACAAAGAAGATGATGCTCCATTGGATTTCTTTGGTatcatttgtttatttgataTGGGAAGCCCAGATGGCCGGGTGGCCTTATTTATACACTTACAATAAGCATCACTTCAATGTTCTGTGTTTGTAGGAAGTAGGATGGAACTATACAAAGGTGATAAAATGACGACGACTTCAAGTCATcgtgggaaaagaaaaaatttgcggACGCGGGCGAGGGGAAAGACAGCGTTGAAAATCTTGCGTGATTGTGGGAAAAATCATTGGTGACGTACAAATGGAAATATTGATTGACTTTTATTTGGGTTGTAATTTGATTTGGATACATACGTTAccataatatcatcaaataataTCATCTAATAAACAAAAAACATTTAGTGTTCgactttctcccttttttttttttttttttgggtaagcaGTATCCAAATCTTGATGGTTTGTGATGTATAAGACAAGGAACTGAACCATTTTCTTTTATGACAATTACAACCATCCAGACATGAGGGACAGAATTAGTCTTTTGGGAAGAATTGATAGTCATATTAGTCACAGCTGTATGCATGACTGAATGGCAATTATCCCTTAAATAAATAAAGTCCATAACTTCGCTTATATGTTATATGGTTTAGTTTCTAAATTATTTTCACACCTCCCTGAGTTTTTGTCCATTTGAATTAGATGATTGGGAAATATCTACCAATGGAGAAAGAGAAAATACAGCATTTGGTAATATCTGAATTACGACATCTACAACATGTACAACCATGttcccccccccaccccccccaaaaaaaaaaaaaaccatgtaTAACCATCACCAGTGGAGTTGCACTATTTATTCCGTTGTAATATTCCCATTGGTGGCTTAACACTAGAGACATTAGTGGAgtaatactaaaaaaaaaaaaaaatgtcccaTTGGGTTTTTTTCTTGGTGCATATATGGCTTTGTCTGCTCACATTGGAAGTAATCTTCTTAAACTAACTTTTCGTaacataaaattaattaaagaaCAATctattagaaaataaaaaaatttaaaattttcctaTGCATACTCTTATGATTATTTATACAACAATATAATATGGTTGTTCATTAATTATTATAACAAATAAGACAATCAGATagaactagaaaaaaaaaaaatcaaatccaaCCCTGCTTGTCCCACTCCAGCATATGCCTATTAAACAATGACAAAAAAGATGAAACCAGGTCTCAGTAACTTATATTACCGACAAACTTGCAGTTCGGTAGGCCGTCACCTGTCTCCAAAATATTGGACGGGTAAAACCAACTCCTTCAAGGAGATAATATTAAATATTACTGGAATTGTTTATAGCTTACTGTAAGTCATATAAGGTGCAGTATTGGAGAAGGATTAGATTGGATAGTAAACTCAAAAAGATTGTAAAtagattttgaatttaaaattttttatttataaaaaaaaattaaaaagcaatatatatataaattaatttttctatattgacagtgtatacattatcactTTACAATAACTTataattatgaaaattttgaatttgaaatccaactTTTATAtatcactacaacaaaaatggctttTCCTGACACGCCTAAAAGGACACTTGCTGGTTTTTGTTATTATAGCTATTCTATCATGACACTTATTATCAATTTAATAATATAtactttaattttgttttattttatctgatataaaaataataatgtgtcTTTAGATTCCCTATCATGACACTTGAAAAAATGTGAGATacaccaaaaaaattaaaacataaaatgatGTTGTTTGATTTTGGCGGAAGATTCCTTGCCAAAACACTTAgtgaaatttcaaaacttttatTTTGCAAGCCAGCGAAATTTTGGTTCCTCTCATCTCTCTCAcaaactctctctctcggcaAACTATCCCTCAAAACTCCCCCATTTTGGTTCTTCCGTCTTCGCCGCCGCCCCACTCCCCTATTTTCAGTTGCTAACTCGGCCGCTTCCCTACCCTGTTCGGTCAACCACGACCCCTGCACCAATAAGCCTTCGCTCTCTTTGCTAgcacaaaaagaataagaaaataGATACTCGtgctctttcctttttcttcgtTCCTCTGAAACCCATCCCCATGCTTCTCCTTACTGACTAGATATTCAGGTTGAGCGTGCCGAGGAGTAGAGTAGGCGAAGGTTGCCGCTATCATCTCACTGGAGTCCAGCCACTACAGCGGAAATCATCACTGTAAAGTTTCCCACACTCTTGCACTTTTTTCCCCCTTAATTGTATTGTTTTCTTCTTTGTCTGCAATCATGTCGGTTATGCTTTACTTTCATCTTGTTAATCGattttaagtggctggaattgaTCATAGGTTTGAGTAGAGCTTTAGATTTAAAATCAAGCTCAGGCCGTATAAGGaattgatgaaaaagaaatttcaaaacttttcaTGCTCACTACCTATTTGTCGGAAGGTTCGaatgaagaaagaagaaaatttatGCATTCATGCCAGTCGACCTTTTCCGGCACAGCCAGGCATCGTTCCTCATTATCCAGTGTAGAACCCAATTCCGGTGTCTTTATCACTTGTCAGGATTCAAAGGAtagctctgtttttttttttaaataataattattattttgggCTCCTTTATAAGTGGTAGTGTTCCCTAAACGAGTTTGGACAGAGTCTATGTCGTTTCTCTTTTTTGCTATAATGTGACCGCCAACATGAGCAAGGTTGGGGAGAGGAGGGACATCGTACTAAAGGCATACAATTTAAAAGATAGATTCAACAATCATTAAAATTGTCCCCAAAAAAGAAGTTATTAATTCTGGACTTTGACACTCTATTGCCTGCTGATACTGCCATAgtcataattttttattttcatcacaatttcaaattaGAATAGCTAAAATATCCTTCATCAGGCAAAAACAAGCGGTGAGTGCTAATGAGAAACCATGGTTCTATCTAACGAGTCACTAGACCAGAATTTATTCGCGTCTCAACATGAAGATAAACTTGTAGCGCTATAAATACTAGCTAATTCCAAAGATCATCGAAACTGCAGTGCCCATACCATACTATGCTTTACAATCAGATTGGCAGCTGGAATGGAGTGGATTATTATCAGCGCATGCCAGGCAGGCCTTATCCTAACTTCTACCTAAAATTCTGGCTCCCAATTTACGGCAGCGTGGTAGTGTGTCATGTTCTGTGGTTGGCCAGTTAGTGTGTCACTGTGTGTTTCGACTTTATTTAGGGGCGTGTCCTAATCTCATAAATAAATGAGATACGcaatggatatatatatatatatatacacacacacacacaatggATCATGGATGACAATTTGATAATGCCGTGCTACCTTCAACTTTTTCGAgggaattattattttttttgttcagATTTTTTCTATTGAGAAATTTATCACTTGTATTTTTCCCTTTTACTAAGCAAGCAACTCATTACTCGTGCTAAAGAAATTATTATTGTGATGTTGTAAGCTCCTATCTAACTTAACTACGAAATATTTTTATCCAAACACAATCAAGTAGTCTTTCCGTTTAATAGCAGACTTTATTTCCTCTAAATCTTGCAGTAGAAAAAAATAACATCTACGTGGGGGCAGTATGCTCTGCTTGCTTGTCATCATATACCCAAGTAATTATGTTACTCAGTACATTGCTTAAGAAACGTATTGAAATGTAAAAACTTCGTTGTCACTTAATTGGTGTACATTTTCTGTAACTATGATAATACTTTGTGCTGAAAGATAAATTTTGTGTGTTTATACATGAGGCAGCAGGTCCATTGAATACAACTTGGGACTCCAGAACTTTGAAAGAAGACATGGAAGATATGTGGATTCATCCCAATGTTAATAAGGAATGGATGAAGTCaggagagaaaaagggaaaagttcAATTTTCTCATGACACAGAGAGGAGGCCTTATCTTTCCCATGTGGAACTAAGGGTGAGATATTGTTTATACAATACATATTTAATGACTGACTATTGAATGTTagcctttttctttaatttgatcTCTCTTTGGCAAGTGAAGGGTGAGTTTGCTGTACTTACACATTTCTGATTCTGAAATGATTCCCTTTGGATTTAGCTGAGTTGATTACACTATGTGAACCATAGGTTGGCATGATTTAGTTGTGTGACTGCCATGTTACTGTACAATCTACTTTCAGAGTACGTTGCATTAGTGTGAGATTGGTCTGTGAGTTTATGCATTTTATAGAGTGTTTCATCTCAGCCCAATACTCGTTTGCAGCTGTTGTTGATTAGACCAAGTTGTGTTAAACTTCTCAGATTGTAGTGATAAACTTTTTGATTGTCAGGCTCCAGGAATGGTTCAATGATGAGGGAACTCCAAATTCCGCTACTAGGAAGTCACCATCTTGGAATTGATGATACCAAAAATATTGCAAGAGTGGTACAACACATGCTTATAGATGGTGCTCTTTTGCAAATTACTGCAAGGAGATTACGTGGTTCTCCTGAAAAAGTTGAGTTTCTATTTGAAAATGGTATCTAGTTGTCACTCTGCATCTCTTTACATTCACCTTGTTATGATCTTCATTTCAGACTAATTTCTTTGTGCTAATTGCATATATATTCTTCATGAGCTTTTCTTCTCCAACTTGAGAAATGGTCCATCAGTTTCTCAGAAAGTCGAAAGCCCTCTCAAAACTATATGCTTtgattttttctgaatttttattTGGGGATGTTTAAAAATGAAAGGTAAGAGAATTTGAATGGGGAAGAATACAATTTACAGGGCAAATTTATGCAATAATTTTGCGTGTAACATATAAATGATGTTTAGGAGAATTAACTTTGTTATAGTCAGCAAATTGCTGGATTTctccaaatacaaaaatttacagTATTTGATATGTTTACTTACGATATAGTCTAGATGTGCCTCGGTGCTTCCTCCAAAGTTGCATGTTTAGACCAATTTGCTTCTGCTTTATGATTGAAGTGGACATTTCTTTGCATTTAGAAGCTACATTGCTTTAGATGCATCTCAGTATGCTGTGCATTGACTAACTTGTCGCATTCACTGTTTGGATAGGTGGGAGTATATTGGCGTCACTTGGTTCCTTTTAGCAAATGTGGTTTTCAAAATCTGAGTAAGCTTTTACATCCACTCTACCTTTCAATATTcaacttttctcctttttttctccccattttCAGTCTGTTTTATCTCTTGATTAACAGGTTTGAGGAACATGGAGCTTCAAATGTTCAAACAAAATGCCCGTAAAGTACTTTACTGGTGCAGACAATTATCACATTAGACAGAAATTCATGGAGCTGACTTCACTTTGATTAGTTCGCTGACGGTATGGGTTGCTCGGTTTTAATATCCTGCTTTATAGGCGCCCAAACAATGTACTATATATATTTACTGTACCTCTCACGAATCGTTGCTAATGTTGTACAATTACGTTACCTGACTTTTAGTTCAACAAATTATACTTGTTAGGGAATCTTTCAAGTTTGTACTTGTTACTGACTTTTAGTTCAACAAATTATATTTGAACATTGACTTTTACTTTTAGATTACTATATGCATTCtgttctttgggataattttacaagtTCTTTGGGTTTTTTGATTGACGGAATGTATAGCTGGGAGCACTACCCGCAGGTTGCTtctatatcaaaaaaaaaaaaaaactcctgacAGTTAAAAGTGTCAGCATAACTCCGTTAAAAAAACTCCTACTTATTACTAACTATAGCTATCCTGACACTTTCGATTATCAAGAAAAGGAATTTTCGTTGGCAGATGAGATGTTATAATAGCATAGTTTTCCTTACACATTTGAATACTACATACCTATCCCTACATTGGAAGGGACGACACTCGTCCGAGGTGTGAGGAAAGGTAAAATGTCAAGTTAGATTATCTATACTGACACCTTTAAATGCCGTTaaaggtcatttttgttgtagtgtatGTATCATAAATTTAATGataataatatatacactgtcagtgtgaataaaatttattatatatatatatatatgtatatatacgaTGACTTGGAAGTCTTTGTGGAGCACGATAGCTTCAGTGACCCTAAATGAGACATCCATCACCATCTAAATTGGTATTGGCAGTTGAAGCTGTTAGAAAAACTGTAGTAAAAAAAAACTATACTAGACAAATACAGAGACTTTGAGGCGTGAAAGAACTTTCTTTTGGAACCAGAAAAATTCTGTGAATTCTTCTCACTTAAAGCATTCACTTTGACATCAGATTCTATTTGCTTCTTTTGAAGATTTCTGGTATCTTCTTCAATACGCAAATGTTTCAAAATCTGATCCATAGTGAATGATTCAGTAGTATGGAGCAACTTTTTCTTATAGTCATTCCAACTAGTTGGAAGTTTGGCTATAATTGCTCCAACTTGCAAGGATTCAAATATCTCCACTTTCAGATCATGTAACTTAGACACAATCACTTGGAGATCATGAATCTGATCCATAAGAGAAGAATTCTCAGTGAtacgaaaatcaaaatattgcaTAATCAGAAATTTGTCCGCACCTTGTTTCATCGTATTATACTTGTATTCCAGCGCATTCCAGATTTCCTTTGGCGACTTGACTGCAGTATACAGATCATACAAGCGGTCAGAAAGAGTGTTCATGATGTGTCCTCTGCACAGCAACTCGTCCTCTGCGCGTTTTCTGTGTCTTATCCTTCCAACGGGAGAAGTTAGTGCCGTCGAATCTGTCCAACTTCACGAAGTCCTGATTCATCACTTTGAACGCAGATTCAGAATTTGACTCCATTGTTGAgaataacaccttaagattgtTATTTGCCTCTATTAGACAAATTACCTCTAGGGTACAACAAAGTCTAGAACTATCAAATGAAATGTAACCGCTAACCGCCATCAACTACCTCTGATTGACACCCTATCAGAAAGCCCCAAGGTGCCCCAATTGTCAAGAttttatatatcttgaaataagTTTCCCACCAAACTTTCCCTCCAAACTAATATCTTGGAACAAGTTTGTAAAGGAATAGGACAATGACTCATATATAGGCAACATGCACTTTATCTTCTTTCAATGTGGGACAATGGATTTCAACATATTCATTACAAACTATTACGAACAGAAGCACCGAACGATGTAAAATCATATATGATAGATACAactattaaaacaaaaaatgtaGATAGCACGATAACAACATGAGAAAACATAATAAATTTTATCACCCATTCAATCTATCTTTCTAACTTTGAACTAACTCGTTAGCCACCATTATATATTAACTGTACTATGCGATCACTATTACGTATGATTACATAGAATCTAAGTCCCCTAAGCAGTAGTATAGATTAGTTGGATGTTTAATATTATATGATGCCATTATTTGGCAAGAAATAATTGCGAGTATTGTTGGAATAAGCAATCCAAGAATCAGTCAAGCAAAATAGATTCAATTGCTATTCTTGTGGTGTGCTAACAAATGGTATTTAGTTTATTTTTCTGAGGAATATATAAGGTAACTTTTCTAATTTGTTTAAAATAAGTCTAGAATTTGTGTCACAGCCAACTCCTTTCATGTGTCATGAGCAACAATTCACCATGATTGGTGATttgatttatttatcaaactttCTCTCAATTGAAGAAGAGCTTATCATTCACTTTCAGTATAAATGACACTTGAATAATAAACTTTTTCAATTAATTCAATGGAATTTCCAAGAACTATGGTTACAAATGTTTGTCAAAAATTGCTGATAAGACAATAACGGCTTAAAGTCCTCATGAAATGTCTCTTTGAGTGATGTATTCCTTTCCTTCATCCATTTGTACCAGAATTATTGGCAAGGTTGGTTTGGTCCACCTCCAAGAACTAGTCAAAtattgataactcacaaaatatGATCCACATACTCTATTAAGCAGATAATCTAGCAATTTTCTTCATAGAAGTGGACGagtatacccaaaaaaaaaaaaaaatggaactttGTTTCATGAAAACTCTCTACAATATTTACATGGATCTATAGTTCTTTCATTGGTAAAAACCTCGTTTAATACATTAAACGACACTTgataaactcttttttttcacttgccttttttgtaagaaaaacaTTTTGGTGGTTTTTAATCTGTAAAAAGCTTGAagctaaaagaagaaaaatggtatATCATGAATAGAGGTGGCAAAAAAGCCCAAACCCCAACAACCCATCCAACCCGCCCATTAATTTTAGAGGATGGGTTGGATTAATTGGGTTATGAATCGTGAATTTCAAATGCACGTTCAAATTTAGGAGAAGCAAAAAAATTCCTAAATAAATTGCTTTCATGATCTTGACGTGCGTCAAATTGGGTAGAAACTTCGTCGACGTGCTGAGTCTGGCATCTACAAGTCCACCCGTCAATTAAAGTCATG
Encoded proteins:
- the LOC113716390 gene encoding receptor-like protein EIX2, coding for MEHHLLCTPSSLLLLFLFSSIPITSQFTFGSSKQAYHHSNATCIESERRALLQLKHGLKDESNRLSSWIGEGCCSWKGVSCHKITGSVLKLDLRNTVPLYSDEDSHCTNCLGGQLSPFLVNLTNLRYLDLSVNNFSTFQVPTFLGLLENLRYLNLSNAKFDGEIPHHLGNLSHLRYLDIGLSSSGSTIKDLEWVVRLSSLEVLVLSLVNLSAAQDGLRAISMLPSLTTLDLFGCHLVIHPHLSPANFTSLSSLDLGENNFSNHMIPPWLGNLTGLLDLRLGDNNFSNPIHGLFEQMTSLLRLDLWGNRFDVSFFKSLCNLSNLTYLDLSSNDLQLSIPSEIGQLSRLAALSLFGFNLYGFIPVSLGQLTKLQVLDISYTSLTGVLSEDHLGKLGELKSLFLSHSFLTLNLSSTWVPPFQLQQLEMASIKVGPQFPGWLWTQKFEELDMSNAGISDAIPSWFRVLCYDISSLDLSNNNLTGNPLEFKELKNNNYRFVSLSSNKLEGSVKSFPSDISSLDLSQNFLTGEIPPPYVGQMDASTYFLKLSGNRFTGSIPEDLCKLKSLSELDLSNNLLSGKVPLCFGGLRFLWVLNLANNNLCGQIPSSLGNLGALEILHLNGNKFIGRLPSSMQHLSNLVIFDLGDNGVRDTIPAWIGEMSSNLMFLRFQSNNFYGGISDKLCLLSNLQVLNLAHNNLTGYIPHCFNNFSMMVSSEHGSILTITYDTTNLQNYKGGNELEYSFGNLVLIKSISLSTNNLVGEIPDGIMDLAALQTLNLSHNHLTGRISEKIGNLKRLETLDLSMNEFFGAIPDNLATINSLSFLNLSHNSLSGEIPSGNQLQTLTDPSIYEGNSGLCGKPLPKNCPENKSPAENDPILDDKDHGEFDWSWFYAGIGPGFALGIVGFLAILLFKRSWRYAYFEFLESASDRIAAMIALKTTRCARNFH